The following are encoded together in the Lactuca sativa cultivar Salinas chromosome 1, Lsat_Salinas_v11, whole genome shotgun sequence genome:
- the LOC128127598 gene encoding protein FAR1-RELATED SEQUENCE 1-like yields the protein MSNSSVIDGDLYSSMSESEEEDVENSFFEGGESSSSVHDAQYFDDIIGEHVYKPDVPVQLIPFKGLIFKSLKLAIKMYSEYAEIGGFDVRLSTQSRFDNKIIKKKHVICNRGGKQKKKSCDTLGTSGVRRKRNSNSRAIGYQAKIIFESVYGTPDYKVFQFDELHNHPLEKRSDLKKARQMSYSEKEFIVRASTSKIGPTMAHKLRASLRGGYEFVKPKVVDYKNLRRDINRVIGYKDAQMIVNTMNDRRAHYPNYTFEFNCQDDVLDCMFWADEIEKAYYVEFGDVVSFDATFRTNKYRMVFVPFTAIDHHKKIGYCYDLFTNTDFRKRFSKLVWDINMKPDVFEVKWGLLMKEFNLEDTRWFKDMFTIRDSWIRGYFSDIPMCGLMKTTSRSESMNSFFNTYSESGNLLLNFMMNYDTAIQKQRNTQRELDRASKKASYKMQTPQEIELQASKSYVGIEDGWEVYIVQHNNNKSDFKNEFKVEIKAEEKEINCSCEHFKCMGVLCRHAFTIMMRCGVKEIPERYILKRWRKDVILRNYRFSSVQSDSGDCENEFESDYISPGLKSKTDGEVVCKLLGVTIPIPEEINIHVPEVQSNKGSGIKKRIPSAGEVAYENSKKEHRMCSGCGKRVPHNLRTCPERVGAAKSAKDS from the exons ATGTCGAATTCTAGTGTTATTGATGGTGATTTGTATTCTTCTATGAGTGAgagtgaagaagaagatgttgagAACTCATTTTTTGAAG GTGGTGAATCTTCAAGTTCAGTACATGATGCACAATATTTTGATGATATAATTGGAGAACATGTCTATAAGCCAGATGTACCTGTTCAACTTATTCCTTTTAAGGGTTTAATCTTCAAATCACTAAAGTTGGCTATCAAAATGTATTCTGAGTATGCTGAAATTGGTGGTTTTGATGTTAGACTGAGCACACAGTCAAGGTTTGATAACAAGATTATAAAGAAGAAACATGTTATATGTAATCGTGGTGGTAAACAGAAAAAGAAATCTTGTGACACATTAGGTACAAGTGGTGTTAGGAGGAAACGAAATTCAAATTCAAGAGCTATTGGTTATCAAGCAAAGATTATATTTGAATCTGTGTATGGAACTCCAGATTATAAAGTTTTTCAGTTTGATGAACTTCACAACCATCCACTTGAGAAGAGAAGCGATTTAAAAAAGGcgagacaaatgtcatattcagaAAAAGAGTTTATTGTGCGTGcttccacatcaaaaataggtccaACTATGGCTCATAAGTTGAGGGCAAGTCTGAGAGGTGGGTATGAGTTTGTAAAACCCAAAGTAGTTGACTATAAAAATTTAAGGAGAGATATCAACAGGGTTATTGGTTATAAAGATGCCCAAATGATAGTAAACACAATGAATGACCGTCGAGCTCACTACCCAAATTACACATTTGAGTTTAATTGTCAAGATGATGTTTTGGACTGTATGTTTTGGGCTGATGAAATTGAGAAGGCATATTATGTTGAATTTGGTGATGTTGTCTCGTTTGATGCGACTTTCCGAACAAACAA GTATCGAATGGTTTTTGTTCCGTTTACTGCTATTGACCATCATAAAAAAATCGGTTACTGTT ATGATTTATTTACAAACACAGACTTTAGAAAAAGGTTTTCGAAGCTTGTTTGGGACATTAATATGAAACCTGATGTTTTTGAGGTGAAGTGGGGTTTGCTTATGAAGGAATTCAATCTTGAAGACACAAGATGGTTTAAAGACATGTTTACAATACGTGATTCATGGATACGTGGATATTTTAGTGATATTCCAATGTGTGGTTTGATGAAGACTACATCGAGGTCAGAGAGTATGAATTCATTCTTTAATACATATTCAGAAAGTGGGAACTTACTTTTGAATTTCATGATGAATTACGACACTGCCATTCAAAAGCAAAGGAATACTCAACGAGAGCTTGATAGGGCATCAAAGAAAGCATCATATAAAATGCAAACACCTCAAGAAATAGAACTGCAAGCATCAAAG TCATATGTTGGTATTGAAGATGGTTGGGAAGTTTACATTGTGCAGCACAACAataataaaagtgattttaaaaatgaatttaag GTTGAAATAAAAGCTGAAGAGAAAGAAATAAATTGCAGTTGTGAACATTTTAAGTGTATGGGTGTTTTATGCAGACATGCTTTTACAATAATGATGAGATGTGGTGTTAAAGAAATTCCTGAAAGGTACATTTTGAAGAGATGGAGAAAGGATGTGATATTAAGAAATTATCGTTTTAGTTCTGTTCAATCCGATTCAGGTGATTGTGAGAAT GAATTTGAGAGTGATTATATTTCTCCTGGATTGAAAAGTAAGACAGATGGTGAAGTCGTATGCAAGCTTTTGGGTGTTACTATTCCTATTCCAGAAGAGATTAATATTCATGTTCCTGAAGTTCAAAGCAATAAAGGTTCTGGAATCAAGAAAAGAATTCCAAGTGCAGGTGAAGTAGCATATGAAAATTCTAAAAAAGAACATAGAATGTGTTCAGGATGTGGAAAGCGAGTTCCACACAATTTACGTACTTGTCCAGAAAGAGTTGGAGCTGCTAAATCAGCAAAAGACAGTTAg